One stretch of Bombus pascuorum chromosome 14, iyBomPasc1.1, whole genome shotgun sequence DNA includes these proteins:
- the LOC132913993 gene encoding protein Tube: MSQSTICFDTEIRKLRPAELYKLGQILSIQDSWKKLMAIIPKDNGSNLPKFNVEHFSMIEQAAQQGNAAELFLSEWGTIGKRRPTLGYLLSLLTKAQLFRAADYVAGELLNEELPKRPQYGPAAPVDISNEIKRLLEDKEELENFNFNESLVFELPTQVDDNETVNPNVMNDSSLERNMQSTQLISSKRKHNKKQLENNEGTLNAQMSDLIKFSSEENVQECRKQEQVLKQQEISSGELPVLLNRFGQSAEQTKLYQEVLSKELPVFLNNTISSNEILTNYETKDSLHLSSRNIDENEISSTELPQCIVDLRYSDSTYSLENNTNVAQNALSSKELPVTVLEYNE; the protein is encoded by the exons ATGTCGCAAAGTACAATTTGCTTCGACACAGAGATACGAAAATTAAGGCCTGCGGAATTATATAAACTGGGACAAATATTAAGTATACAGGATTCATGGAAAAAGTTAATGGCAATTATACCAAAGGATAATGGTTCTAATCTGCCAAAATTTAATGTTGAACATTTTAG TATGATTGAGCAAGCTGCACAGCAGGGAAATGCagcagaattatttttatcagagTGGGGGACAATTGGTAAAAGGAGACCAACATTGGGTTATTTATTAAGCCTTTTAACAAAAGCTCAGTTATTTAGAGCTGCAGATTATGTTGCTGGAGAACTACTAAatg agGAACTTCCAAAACGGCCACAATACGGACCTGCAGCACCTGTAGATATCTCTAACGAAATAAAGAGATTATTGGAAGATAAGGAggaacttgaaaatttcaattttaatgaatcttTGGTATTTGAATTACCTACGCAAGTTGATGACAATGAAACAGTTAATCCTAATGTAATGAATGATAGTTCTTTGGAAAGAAATATGCAGTCAACACAATTGATTTCTTCAAAAAGGAAACACAACAAAAagcaattagaaaataatgaagGAACATTAAATGCACAAATGTCagatttgataaaatttagtaGTGAAGAAAACGTACAAGAATGTAGAAAACAAGAACAAGTACTCAAGCAACAAGAAATATCATCTGGTGAATTGCCTGTTCTTTTAAATCGGTTCGGACAATCTGCAGAACAAACGAAATTATATCAAGAAGTATTATCAAAAGAACTTCctgtatttttgaataatacaatttcgtcaaatgaaattttaaccaATTACGAAACAAAGGATTCATTACATTTATCCAGTAGAAATATTGATGAAAACGAAATATCTTCTACCGAATTACCGCAATGTATTGTTGATCTTCGTTACTCTGATAGTACATACAGTCTCGAAAATAACACGAATGTAGCGCAAAATGCATTGAGCTCGAAAGAATTACCAGTTACAGTACTagaatataatgaataa
- the LOC132913988 gene encoding rabenosyn-5, whose protein sequence is MAGCEEVLEGFICPICMTDFKAPNQLTKHFEDFHKDDPEILKSLKDLFGKAKKKILKQDEMSDSFANSIPSTTRQRSPELNWGPQEIGAMTSHTNYFKEVRNMRLERYSTETNKLLIRLDKLLNNLPSDPVDRKVHERTIVPWIDEKDVKLCPTCAKSFHVARRKHHCRLCGAVMCHNCTIFLSLQDARKMTSPVSVQDDSAVSPTSERPISERIVRAGIGLTKLARSPSSGSLNSVLSLVNDSTGSEQHFRICTHCANLLDAREKQKAKHFDKPIVCQFYEKLRAYMEEASQHVKMYNKMWESLNEGESTYNLEDAQALRNKIAKLGENIDLISKRISVLGTRCVENPPQDQELRLHHMVRVSAMIFLKEELLSVQALPSEERYVELQKERQRRIEARIAYERQLEEEQRERPKEQRKRETWNLEVRPIMKENQPNVVLDQSQGWGPSSVTPIMPSSMDPIIEQMSNLRAYIKQAKADCRYDEVATLERNLKELQSAYFTMRESNNSDG, encoded by the exons atggCTGGCTGCGAGGAAGTATTAGAAGGATTTATTTGTCCAATATGTATGACAGATTTCAAAGCACCTAATCAATTAACGAAACATTTCGAGGATTTCCATAAAGATGATCCAGAAATTTTGAAGTCGCTTAAAG atCTTTTTGGTAAGgctaaaaaaaagattttaaagcAAGATGAAATGTCAGATTCCTTTGCAAATAGTATACCATCAACTACTAGGCAACGTAGCCCAGAACTTAATTGGGGACCTCAAGAAATAG GTGCAATGACATCACATACAAACTATTTTAAAGAAGTAAGAAATATGAGATTGGAACGTTATTCTACAGAAACAAATAAACTTCTCATAAGActagataaattattaaacaatttaccATCTGATCCAGTTGATAGAAAAG TTCATGAACGCACCATTGTGCCATGGATAGATgaaaaagatgtaaaattatgCCCTACTTGTGCAAAAAGTTTTCATGTCGCAAGAAGAAAACATCATTGTAGACTTTGTGGAGCTGTTATGTGTCAcaattgtacaatatttctatCGTTACAAGATGCAA GAAAAATGACAAGTCCTGTTTCTGTACAAGATGATTCAGCAGTATCTCCTACTTCCGAACGACCAATTTCGGAACGTATAGTACGTGCGGGTATTGGTCTTACAAAATTGGCGAGGTCACCATCCAGTGGTAGTTTAAATAGTGTACTATCCTTGGTTAACGATTCAACAGGTAGCGAGCAGCATTTTAGAATTTGTACGCACTGTGCGAATCTGCTTGATGCgagagaaaaacaaaaagcgaaacattttgataaaCCGATAGTATGCCAGTTTTATGAAAAGCTGAGGGCATATATGGAAGAAGCTTCGCAACACGTAAAAATGTACAACAAAATGTGGGAATCCTTAAA TGAGGGGGAATCCACATATAATTTAGAAGATGCTCAAGCTTTAAGAAATAAGATCGCAAAGTTAGGCGAGAATATAGATTTAATTAGCAAAAGAATTTCAGTACTCGGAACGAGATGCGTAGAAAATCCTCCGCAGGATCAAGAACTTCGATTACATCATATGGTTAGAGTGTCTGCGATGATCTTtttgaaagaagaattattaaGCGTGCAAGCTTTACCTTCAGAAGAGAGATACGTGGAATTACAGAAGGAACGACAAAGACGTATAGAAGCTAGAATTGCGTATGAAAGACAATTGGAAGaagaacaaagagaaagaCCGAAAGAGCAACGTAAAAGGGAGACATGGAACCTCGAAGTTCGACCcattatgaaagaaaatcag CCAAATGTGGTACTAGATCAATCACAAGGTTGGGGTCCATCTAGCGTTACTCCCATAATGCCATCTTCTATGGATCCTATAATTGAGCAAATGAGTAATCTTCGAGCTTACATTAAGCAAGCTAAAGCAGATTGCAGATATGATGAGGTTGCAACGTTAGAACGCAATCTTAAAGAGCTCCAAAGCGCCTACTTCACAATGAGAGAAAGTAATAACAGTGATGGataa
- the LOC132914350 gene encoding ADP-ribosylhydrolase ARH3-like isoform X2, which translates to MTYSLAKSLVDQKELDVVDVAKRFVKSYYQEPNRGYGMGVVTVFKKLRGNKFADIVSPAKEQFNGQGSWGNGGAMRVAPIALFSYQNYDKLLDTVRKVTQITHTHKVGIDGAILQATAIYQSLHLNPSEELNVTNFIDDLIHKMDQIEKDEEGLGLSEPQPYKVQLCMVKSLISEDGEGSHDEKVIQKLGNSVAALYSVPTAIFCFLRAQKPITGIQTDNPFRRAIQYAISLGGDTDTIGSMTGAIAGAYYGEEKISSNLLQHCEASEEFRILGDKLLELSIAQ; encoded by the exons ATGACTTACTCTTTGGCTAAATCTCTGGTTGACCAGAAGGAATTAGATGTTGTTGATGTTGCAAAAAGATTTGTTAAAAGTTATTACCAAGAACCTAATCGAGGCTATGGTATGGGTGTTGTAACG gtatttaaaaaattacggGGTAACAAATTTGCAGACATTGTAAGTCCAGCCAAAGAGCAATTTAATGGACAAGGGTCATGGGGAAATGGTGGTGCAATGAGAGTTGCACCTATTGCACTATTCTCTTATCAAAACTATGATAAACTTTTAGATACAGTTAGGAAAGTGACTCAGATTACTCATACTCATAAAGTTGGAATAGATGGGGCTATTTTGCAA gcAACAGCAATTTATCAAAGTCTGCATTTAAATCCAAGTGAAGaattaaatgtaacaaattttattgatgATTTGATTCATAAAATGGatcaaatagaaaaagatgaagaagG ATTAGGTTTATCAGAACCGCAACCATACAAAGTACAGCTATGTATGGTAAAATCACTAATATCTGAAGATGGTGAAGGATCACACGATGAAAAAGTGATACAAAAGTTGGGAAATAGTGTTGCAGCTTTGTATTCAGTACCTACtgcaatattttgttttttaagaGCACAAAAACCAATCACCGGTATACAAACAGATAATCCTTTCAGAAGAGCAATTCAATATGCT ATCAGTTTAGGTGGTGATACAGATACCATTGGTAGTATGACTGGAGCGATAGCCGGTGCATATTatggagaagaaaaaattagtaGTAATCTTTTACAGCATTGTGAAGCCTCAGAGGAATTTCGGATTTTAGGCGATAAACTACTTGAATTGTCGATAGCGCAAtag
- the LOC132914350 gene encoding ADP-ribosylhydrolase ARH3-like isoform X1 gives MAKMDLSLLKSKFRGTMLGALIGDCTGSPYDSGDQLTNGMKLVLQKSFDKLEGPPFKAPVMQFTDDSAMTYSLAKSLVDQKELDVVDVAKRFVKSYYQEPNRGYGMGVVTVFKKLRGNKFADIVSPAKEQFNGQGSWGNGGAMRVAPIALFSYQNYDKLLDTVRKVTQITHTHKVGIDGAILQATAIYQSLHLNPSEELNVTNFIDDLIHKMDQIEKDEEGLGLSEPQPYKVQLCMVKSLISEDGEGSHDEKVIQKLGNSVAALYSVPTAIFCFLRAQKPITGIQTDNPFRRAIQYAISLGGDTDTIGSMTGAIAGAYYGEEKISSNLLQHCEASEEFRILGDKLLELSIAQ, from the exons ATGGCAAAGATGgatttatcattattaaaaaGCAAATTTCGCGGTACAATGCTTGGTGCTTTAATCGGCGATTGCACTGGTAGCCCTTATGATAGCGGCGATCAGTTAACAAACGGCATGAAATTAGTTTTACAAAAATCATTTGATAAACTGGAAGGTCCACCATTCAAag cACCTGTCATGCAGTTTACAGATGATTCTGCTATGACTTACTCTTTGGCTAAATCTCTGGTTGACCAGAAGGAATTAGATGTTGTTGATGTTGCAAAAAGATTTGTTAAAAGTTATTACCAAGAACCTAATCGAGGCTATGGTATGGGTGTTGTAACG gtatttaaaaaattacggGGTAACAAATTTGCAGACATTGTAAGTCCAGCCAAAGAGCAATTTAATGGACAAGGGTCATGGGGAAATGGTGGTGCAATGAGAGTTGCACCTATTGCACTATTCTCTTATCAAAACTATGATAAACTTTTAGATACAGTTAGGAAAGTGACTCAGATTACTCATACTCATAAAGTTGGAATAGATGGGGCTATTTTGCAA gcAACAGCAATTTATCAAAGTCTGCATTTAAATCCAAGTGAAGaattaaatgtaacaaattttattgatgATTTGATTCATAAAATGGatcaaatagaaaaagatgaagaagG ATTAGGTTTATCAGAACCGCAACCATACAAAGTACAGCTATGTATGGTAAAATCACTAATATCTGAAGATGGTGAAGGATCACACGATGAAAAAGTGATACAAAAGTTGGGAAATAGTGTTGCAGCTTTGTATTCAGTACCTACtgcaatattttgttttttaagaGCACAAAAACCAATCACCGGTATACAAACAGATAATCCTTTCAGAAGAGCAATTCAATATGCT ATCAGTTTAGGTGGTGATACAGATACCATTGGTAGTATGACTGGAGCGATAGCCGGTGCATATTatggagaagaaaaaattagtaGTAATCTTTTACAGCATTGTGAAGCCTCAGAGGAATTTCGGATTTTAGGCGATAAACTACTTGAATTGTCGATAGCGCAAtag